Proteins co-encoded in one Nicotiana sylvestris chromosome 7, ASM39365v2, whole genome shotgun sequence genomic window:
- the LOC104237122 gene encoding non-specific lipid-transfer protein 1-like, whose product MAGKIVCFLVLCIVAAAHSVEALTCTEVDAYLKDCVPFLTKTGLLGTCCDGVKKLEAVATTTTDRQTACTCLKAAGETIIGLDWSRVGDLPSACGVNLPYTVSADIDCSKIE is encoded by the exons ATGGCCGGAAAGATTGTCTGTTTTTTGGTTTTGTGCATAGTGGCAGCTGCGCACAGCGTAGAAGCCCTAACTTGCACTGAGGTTGACGCATACCTCAAAGATTGTGTACCTTTCCTTACAAAAACTGGGCTTCTGGGAACCTGTTGCGATGGCGTCAAGAAATTAGAGGCCGTTGCCACCACCACAACTGACCGTCAAACTGCATGCACTTGCCTGAAAGCTGCTGGTGAAACTATCATTGGACTTGATTGGAGTAGAGTTGGTGATCTTCCAAGTGCCTGTGGTGTCAATCTTCCATACACTGTCAGTGCTGACATTGACTGTTCCAA GATCGAGTAA
- the LOC138874078 gene encoding uncharacterized protein, with the protein MDVFAGLHSGIKDTMAPEVEMGTSCELVVEIVRRIKCVRQWSQEQVPRDKRFCYFGEFSGAPSWGRGYTYSYVSTLFAHFLGVPHESLGTPVYVSTQVGNSIVVDLIYPSCIVTFCGYETRVDLLLLDMTDFEIILGMDWLSPYHAILDFHAKTVTLAMPEFPRLEWRGSSVSASSWVISFLKAQRMVKKGCLAYLAYVRNTTTETPMIDSVPMVREFFDVFPSNLPSMPPDRDIDLCIDLALGTQYISFLPYRMAPKKLKKLKK; encoded by the exons ATGGATGTTTTTGCAGGTTTGCACTCTGGTATCAAGGACACTATGGCCCCagaggttgagatggggacttCTTGTGAGCTAGTTGTGGAGATAGTTCGGAGGATCAAGTGTGTTCGTCAGTGGAGTCAAGAGCAGGTGCCGAGGGACAAACGGTTCTGTTATTTTGGAGAGTTCAGTGGTGCTCCATCTTGGGggagag GGTATACATATTCATATGTTTCAACCctgtttgctcatttcttggGTGTTCCTcatgagtccttgggtactcctgtttatgtgtccacaCAGGTGGGcaattctattgttgtagatcttATCTACCCGTCATGTATTGTTACTTTCTGTGGTTATGAGACTAGAGTGGATCTTCTGTTGCTcgatatgaccgactttgagatcatcctaggcatggattggttatctccatatcatgccATCCTTGatttccatgccaagactgttaccttAGCGATGCCAGAGTTTCctagattagagtggagaggttcATCTGTTAGTGCATCTAGTTGGGTTATCTCTTTTCTAAAGGCTCAACGCATGGTCAAGAaaggttgtttggcttatctagcttatgttcggaaTACCACCACAGAGACTCCAATGATTGACTCAGTGCCCATGGTCCGAGAGTTCttcgatgtgtttccttctaatcttccaagcatgccaccagatcgtgatattgatttatgtattgatttggctctaggtacCCAGTATATCTCTTTTTTACCGTACCGCATGGCTCCGaaaaagttgaagaagttgaaaaAATAG